A region from the Tigriopus californicus strain San Diego chromosome 9, Tcal_SD_v2.1, whole genome shotgun sequence genome encodes:
- the LOC131886913 gene encoding inactive selenide, water dikinase-like protein has translation MAVPRIGIGMDSSITPLRHGGLSLVQTTDFFYPLVEDPYMQGKIACANVLSDLYSEGVTECDNMLMLLGVSTKMTEKERDVVIPLMMRGFRDCALEAGCDVTGGQTVLNPWCTIGGVATTVCQPNEFILPESAEVGDVLVLTKPLGTQVAVNAHQWLDQPERWEKIKHSVTEELVLKGYERAMDSMVRLNRTAAMLMHKYNAHGATDVTGFGVLGHAANLAKNQKAEVSFVIHNLPVIAKMASIAKACGNIFKLLQGYSAETSGGLLICLPRDSAAPFCKEIEKLEGRAAWIVGIVEKGDRTARIIERPRVIEIPAIEKEGQLW, from the exons ATGGCTGTCCCCAGGATTG GGATTGGGATGGACTCTTCTATTACTCCTCTTCGTCACGGTGGCTTGTCCCTAGTACAAACCACCGACTTCTTTTATCCTTTAGTTGAAGACCCTTATATGCAAG GGAAAATTGCTTGTGCCAATGTTTTGAGTGATCTCTATTCTGAGGGCGTAACGGAATGCGACAACATGCTGATGCTTTTGGGCGTGTCCACGAAAATGACCGAGAAGGAACGCGATGTGGTGATCCCACTCATGATGCGCGGCTTCCGCGATTGTGCTTTAGAGGCTGGCTGTGACGTGACCGGAGGACAGACCGTCCTCAACCCGTGGTGCACCATCGGGGGAGTGGCCACCACCGTCTGTCAACCCAATGAATTCATATT ACCTGAATCCGCGGAAGTGGGAGATGTCTTGGTGTTGACCAAGCCTTTAGGTACGCAAGTCGCCGTTAACGCCCATCAATGGCTCGACCAGCCCGAGCGTTGGGAGAAGATCAAGCATTCCGTCACCGAGGAACTCGTCCTCAAAGGCTACGAACGGGCTATGGACTCCATGGTTCGACTCAATCGGACGGCGGCCATGCTCATGCACAAATATAACGCTCACGGAGCCACCGACGTCACAG GATTTGGAGTGTTGGGCCATGCCgccaatttggccaaaaatcagAAGGCTGAGGTCTCATTTGTGATCCATAACCTTCCGGTGATTGCCAAAATGGCGTCGATAGCCAAAGCATGCGGCAACATCTTCAAGTTGTTGCAAGGATACTCAGCCGAGACCTCTGGAGGTCTACTCATCTGCCTTCCCCGCGATTCAGCGGCGCCTTTCTGTAAAGAGATCGAGAAACTCGAAGGCCGAGCGGCCTGGATCGTGGGCATTGTGGAAAAGGGCGATCGAACGGCCCGGATCATCGAACGACCTCGCGTGATTGAAATCCCGgccattgaaaaagaaggcCAGTTGTGGTAG
- the LOC131886054 gene encoding putative leucine-rich repeat-containing protein DDB_G0290503, translating into MDSMTMSLPPEVVRDQLAVPQAPAEAVEEVDPEHQLSPKSEAIPVPPARKNSQGHSHIPKPEISPKPNFLKGVGMTQSLLRTTGVKPPSPQESSKNITAKVNGTANMLKSTLRRMTRLSVSSKPADRSPEEATAGSLSRSRSFREPAPPPPLGGSLRPRNSAMSSSLRRPKNKDRDDAASAQRPHLQRSGTGGTLDGRRSTVNRSHSVTGRRLRDRDLNVRKSRGIQTQLTRDSFRDEEDASSTLDHTDASTSPLTTLEFGLYLPDILGADVDPVETHVIEPTEPADVRKTRQLTLENMKLHREVERLKVQANESDALKKELRAVKLKLEEEQRSRIKIEQQLDKHNEKVKLIVQSMDTVEREFETRDENIAHLETKLRESQEVIANYQHDLEQSTEVVLTLKRDLSKGLITQKTLLQQYQEAEAESNELQEFLSAEKMTLAETLKDCENEISELNQRLQDKDVDIANVEERCSHLVRLSEQRQQEILSLQAQLNGVQERAKDMLLSQGAEISRAHVHIAELHSRLERLVNGGSVENLSEHINGKSTTSLEDSSCKSEDDILTSQEMLGHSKVPRSQSQFLISVSNGNSLSRPDLPISESLANLSQAITARQLSENGFDSVESNHSSLPALSDRISDVQNLIEKFVKVQGSRSKLTSTEHSVLQQQEENLKNDLISSTTSIHSNGHHDPVSSSPTSNNATNLLHKPLTQLQGPPPSLGVSNQENNGHHDILGCKEIDELKSRYMKHKKILMSNYEQAESEIKRLDEIYHDTVEQMLQALETIPEVVSVNPALQQLKSKLQMDHAEGKGHQIEISTVLKQDKLNANQSL; encoded by the exons ATGGATTCCATGACAATGAGTTTACCGCCGGAAGTGGTGCGAGACCAATTAGCAGTTCCTCAGGCTCCAGCTGAGGCCGTGGAAGAGGTGGATCCCGAGCACCAGCTGAGCCCGAAATCAGAAGCTATCCCCGTGCCTCCCGCTCGGAAGAACTCCCAGGGCCACTCCCACATCCCCAAACCCGAAATTAGTCCTAAACCTAATTTTTTGAAAGGGGTGGGTATGACGCAGAGTCTTCTGCGAACCACGGGCGTCAAGCCTCCGTCACCGCAGGAATCGAGCAAGAATATCACGGCCAAAGTGAATGGCACGGCCAATATGTTGAAATCCACTCTGCGCCGTATGACTCGATTATCTGTCAGTTCCAAGCCCGCCGATCGAAGTCCCGAGGAAGCTACTGCGGGTTCGTTGAGCCGCAGTCGTTCTTTCCGGGAACCTGCTCCACCGCCGCCGTTGGGCGGGTCTCTTCGACCCCGAAATAGTGCCATGTCGAGTTCCTTGCGTCGACCGAAGAATAAAGATCGAGATGACGCGGCGAGCGCGCAACGCCCCCATCTGCAACGGTCTGGAACCGGCGGTACATTAGATGGCCGCCGTTCCACCGTTAACCGATCCCACTCAGTCACCGGACGAAGACTCCGCGACCGCGATCTGAACGTGCGGAAATCTCGCGGCATTCAGACCCAACTCACTCGCGACTCCTTCCGCGATGAAGAAGACGCGAGTTCGACCTTGGATCACACGGATGCCTCCACATCTCCCTTGACCACTCTCGAGTTTGGCCTGTATCTTCCGGATATTCTGGGAGCCGATGTCGATCCCGTTGAGACTCATGTGATTGAACCCACTGAACCGGCAGATGTTCGGAAGACTCGACAGTTGAcacttgaaaacatgaaacttCATCGGGAAGTGGAACGCCTCAAAGTTCAAGCCAATGAGAGTGACGCCCTAAAGAAAGAATTGCGAGCGGTCAAACTCAAACTCGAGGAGGAACAACGGTCCAGAATTAAGATTGAGCAGCAATTAGACAAGCACAATGAGAAGGTCAAACTCATCGTCCAATCCATGGACACTGTGGAGCGTGAATTCGAGACTCGCGATGAGAACATTGCCCATTTGGAGACGAAACTACGCGAGTCCCAAGAAGTGATTGCCAATTATCAACATGATCTCGAACAATCCACCGAAGTGGTTTTGACTCTGAAACGAGACCTGAGCAAAGGCCTCATAACCCAAAAGACTCTCCTTCAGCAATATCAAGAGGCTGAGGCCGAGTCCAACGAGCTTCAGGAATTCCTCTCGGCAGAAAAGATGACTTTGGCCGAGACCTTGAAAGATTGTGAGAACGAAATCTCCGAGCTTAACCAACGTCTTCAAGACAAAGACGTGGACATTGCCAATGTCGAAGAGCGATGCTCTCATCTGGTCCGTTTGAGCGAACAAAGACAGCAGGAAATCCTCTCCTTGCAAGCCCAATTAAATGGCGTGCAAGAGCGGGCCAAAGACATGCTCCTCTCCCAAGGGGCCGAGATCTCGAGGGCTCATGTCCACATTGCCGAACTCCATTCCCGATTAGAGAGACTAGTCAACGGAGGGTCGGTCGAAAACCTGTCCGAGCATATCAACGGTAAATCCACGACCTCCCTAGAGGACTCGTCATGCAAATCCGAGGACGATATCTTGACCTCACAGGAAATGTTAGGCCACTCGAAAGTGCCCAGGAGTCAGTCCCAGTTCTTGATCAGTGTCTCCAATGGTAACTCGTTGAGTCGTCCGGATCTGCCCATTAGTGAATCGTTGGCTAATCTCTCCCAAGCGATCACGGCGCGACAGCTCTCCGAAAATGGATTCGATAGTGTGGAATCGAATCATAGCTCCTTGCCGGCTCTGTCCGATCGGATTAGTGATGTGCAGAatctcattgaaaaatttgtcaaagtccAGGGTTCAAG ATCCAAACTTACGTCCACGGAACACTCAGTTCTCCAACAACAAGAG GAGAATCTGAAGAATGATCTGATCAGCTCGACCACATCGATCCACAGCAATGGTCACCATGATCCCGTCTCATCCTCCCCGACCTCGAACAATGCCACGAATCTCCTCCACAAGCCCTTGACTCAGCTCCAAGGTCCTCCGCCCAGTTTGGGCGTGAGTAACCAGGAGAACAACGGCCATCATGACATCCTCGGCTGCAAGGAGATCGATGAACTCAAGTCGAGATACATGAAGCACAAGAAAATACTCATGTCCAACTACGAGCAAGCCGAGAGTGAGATCAAGAGGCTCGACGAAATCTACCATGACACGGTCGAACAAATGCTTCAG GCCCTAGAGACCATTCCCGAGGTTGTGTCGGTGAATCCGGCTTTGCAGCAACTGAAGAGTAAGCTCCAGATGGATCATGCCGAGGGTAAAGGCCACCAGATTGAGATCTCAACCGTGCTCAAACAGGATAAATTGAATGCTAATCAGAGCTTGTAA